One segment of Brassica napus cultivar Da-Ae chromosome C3, Da-Ae, whole genome shotgun sequence DNA contains the following:
- the LOC106389210 gene encoding probable GTP diphosphokinase CRSH, chloroplastic, protein MSAIRPSPIPIPRCRSQTLYLRLHSIHFIHQRRRRRWNPRSEAEDTAVESTARSPEAAGGKMVVELVGAFNEVTERMNSVWLSTSSSRLLFKALKLSIPILQSLPLASDGRSPLSKALSLSILLADLQMDAEVISASILSEAVEANAISIHEVRDQIGTGTAHLLHEIFRVKNIPFKVDVLDDETAASLRKFYLTYYDIRAVIMDLVSKLDEMRHLDHLPRYRQQILSLQVLKIYSPLAHAVGANHLSLELEDISFRYLFPCSYLYLDSWLRGHENGSKPLIDVYKEQLLCSLKGDLVLSGMVDDVYVKGRYKSRYSMMKKLLRDGRKPEEVNDVLGLRVILMPNDDEVGEKACYRTSEIVRSIWKEIPRRTKDYIAKPKANGYRSLHMAVDVSDSDQTRPLMEIQIRTVDMDGSANAGTASHSLYKGGLTDPKEAKRLKAIMMAAADLAAIRLKDLSCNKQQSLKTTTNQRDRVFCLLDKNGDGMISIEELMEVMEELGAPGEDAEEMMQLLDSNSDGSLSSDEFDTFQKQVEFMRKWEDRDNEYKSILDEKLHDLPHQDATGLIQLYNKELEDRLSSH, encoded by the exons ATGTCTGCGATTCGTCCATCTCCGATTCCAATCCCGAGATGCAGATCCCAGACGCTGTACCTTCGCCTTCACTCGATCCACTTTATTCATCAACGCCGACGTCGACGGTGGAATCCGAGGTCCGAAGCGGAGGACACCGCGGTTGAATCGACAGCTCGGTCTCCGGAGGCAGCGGGAGGGAAAATGGTGGTGGAGCTAGTCGGAGCTTTCAATGAAGTGACGGAGAGGATGAATTCGGTTTGGTTGTCTACGTCTTCGTCTAGGTTGCTCTTTAAGGCTCTGAAGCTCTCGATCCCGATCTTGCAGTCTCTCCCTCTCGCCTCTGATGGTCGCTCTCCCCTATCCAAGGCTCTTTCCCTTTCTATCCTCCTCGCTGATCTCCAG ATGGATGCTGAAGTTATCTCAGCGAGCATATTGAGTGAAGCCGTGGAGGCCAATGCGATATCCATACACGAAGTCAGAGACCAGATCGGTACAGGAACTGCTCATCTGCTTCACGAGATCTTCCGCGTCAAAAACATCCCTTTCAAAGTCGATGTCCTGGACGACGAAACAGCTGCTTCCCTTAGAAAATTCTACCTCACCTACTACGACATCAGAGCTGTGATCATGGACCTCGTTTCGAAGCTCGATGAGATGAGGCATTTAGACCACTTGCCGAGGTATCGCCAGCAGATTCTCTCCCTCCAAGTGTTGAAGATCTACTCTCCTCTGGCTCATGCAGTGGGAGCTAATCACCTCTCGCTTGAGCTTGAGGACATCTCTTTCCGTTACCTTTTCCCGTGCTCGTACCTCTACTTAGACTCTTGGTTAAGAGGCCATGAAAACGGGTCTAAACCGTTGATAGACGTGTACAAAGAGCAGCTTCTTTGCTCTTTGAAAGGTGATTTGGTTTTGTCTGGAATGGTAGATGATGTATACGTGAAAGGGAGGTATAAAAGCCGGTACAGCATGATGAAGAAGCTTCTTAGAGATGGGCGTAAACCGGAGGAAGTGAACGACGTTCTCGGTCTCCGTGTCATACTGATGCCTAACGATGATGAAGTCGGCGAAAAGGCTTGTTACAGGACGAGCGAGATTGTTCGGTCTATATGGAAAGAGATCCCACGTAGAACGAAAGACTACATCGCTAAGCCGAAAGCGAATGGGTATAGGAGTTTGCATATGGCGGTTGATGTTAGCGATAGTGATCAGACGAGGCCTTTGATGGAGATTCAGATACGGACAGTGGATATGGATGGGTCTGCTAACGCTGGAACAGCGTCGCATTCTTTGTACAAAGGCGGTTTAACGGATCCAAAAGAGGCGAAGCGGCTTAAGGCGATTATGATGGCAGCAGCGGATTTAGCAGCTATTCGTCTTAAGGATCTCTCGTGTAATAAACAGCAAAGTCTGAAGACGACAACGAACCAGAGAGACAGAGTGTTTTGTCTTTTGGATAAAAACGGCGACGGGATGATCAGCATAGAGGAATTAATGGAAGTGATGGAGGAGCTTGGAGCTCCGGGTGAGGATGCAGAGGAGATGATGCAGCTTCTTGACTCTAACAGTGATGGATCTCTTAGCTCAGACGAGTTCGATACGTTTCAGAAACAA GTGGAGTTTATGCGTAAATGGGAAGATAGAGATAACGAGTATAAGAGTATTTTAGATGAGAAGCTTCATGATCTCCCACATCAAGATGCGACCGGTTTGATTCAGTTATACAACAAAGAGCTTGAGGATCGGCTCTCTAGCCATTGA